From Ignavibacteriota bacterium, the proteins below share one genomic window:
- the rpoN gene encoding RNA polymerase factor sigma-54, translating into MLNISLQHKMMMKLSPQQVQYLKMLQLPTLALEQKIKAELEMNPLLEEGYEEELEAQTEQDEPEKEEPVEETPPEKVEESHAEEDEKYSIEDYMNDDLHGYKAREPFDSEEKEELPIADSVSLSHRLLEQFSLLDLDDDEILVGQEIIGNVDEDGYLRRDLVTIVQDVNLTNSTAITVEKGEQVLRKIQHMDPVGIAARSLQECLLVQLEVTPLEPAVKTLATRLLTEFYDDFTMRHFEELAKKLAITLDDLKQVIELIQHLNPKPGEGEFSAHENYIVPDFLVTKTETDFVISLNDRNIPPLRINKAYKDLMSKRKKNGVSTEAKDFIRQRFEAAKWFISSIHQRRETMLKVMRTIVEKQHEYFDTGEGLRPMIYKDIAEVISMDISTISRVVNSKYVQTDYGVFSLRHFFSDSISTTDGDEISNKEVKKKLKTLIDAEDPLHPLSDHKLAEMLNTEGLNIARRTVAKYREAMLIPVARLRRKLT; encoded by the coding sequence ATGCTGAACATTTCACTCCAGCATAAGATGATGATGAAGCTGTCGCCTCAGCAGGTCCAGTACCTGAAGATGCTGCAGCTCCCCACCCTTGCTCTTGAACAGAAGATCAAGGCCGAACTGGAGATGAACCCCCTCCTGGAAGAGGGGTACGAAGAGGAACTCGAGGCCCAGACGGAGCAGGATGAGCCGGAGAAGGAAGAGCCCGTCGAAGAGACCCCTCCCGAAAAGGTGGAAGAGAGTCACGCCGAGGAGGACGAGAAGTACTCCATTGAAGACTACATGAACGACGATCTCCACGGGTACAAGGCCCGGGAGCCGTTCGACAGTGAAGAGAAAGAAGAACTCCCGATCGCGGATTCGGTCTCGCTCTCCCACCGTTTGCTCGAGCAGTTCAGCCTGCTCGACCTGGACGATGACGAGATCCTGGTTGGGCAGGAGATCATCGGGAATGTGGACGAGGACGGTTACCTCCGCCGCGACCTTGTCACGATCGTGCAGGACGTGAATCTCACGAACAGCACCGCGATCACGGTGGAGAAGGGCGAGCAGGTCCTCCGGAAGATCCAGCACATGGACCCCGTCGGGATCGCGGCGCGCTCCCTGCAGGAATGCCTCCTGGTCCAGCTGGAGGTCACACCCCTGGAACCGGCGGTCAAGACCCTTGCCACACGTCTCCTCACCGAGTTCTACGATGATTTCACGATGCGGCATTTCGAAGAGCTCGCCAAGAAGCTCGCGATCACCCTGGACGACCTCAAGCAGGTGATCGAGCTCATCCAGCACCTGAATCCGAAGCCCGGCGAAGGCGAGTTCAGTGCCCACGAGAACTATATCGTCCCGGATTTCCTGGTGACCAAGACCGAAACGGACTTCGTCATCTCCCTCAACGACCGGAACATCCCCCCGCTGCGGATCAACAAGGCGTACAAGGACCTGATGTCCAAGCGGAAGAAGAACGGGGTGTCGACCGAGGCGAAGGACTTCATCCGGCAGCGTTTCGAGGCCGCCAAGTGGTTCATCAGTTCCATCCACCAGCGCCGCGAGACCATGCTCAAGGTCATGCGCACGATCGTCGAAAAGCAGCATGAATACTTCGACACCGGCGAAGGCTTGCGTCCGATGATCTACAAGGACATCGCCGAAGTGATCAGCATGGACATCTCCACGATCAGCCGCGTCGTGAACAGCAAGTACGTCCAGACCGATTACGGGGTCTTCTCCCTGCGCCATTTCTTCAGCGATTCCATCAGCACGACCGATGGCGATGAGATCTCCAACAAGGAAGTGAAGAAGAAACTCAAGACGCTCATCGACGCAGAGGATCCCCTCCATCCGCTGAGCGACCACAAACTCGCGGAGATGCTCAACACCGAAGGGCTGAACATCGCACGCCGGACGGTGGCCAAGTACCGCGAAGCGATGCTCATTCCTGTGGCCCGTCTCCGCCGCAAGCTCACCTGA
- the hslV gene encoding ATP-dependent protease subunit HslV has protein sequence MTNTIHATTVLGLTHNGVTVIGADGQVTLGQTVMKHTARKVRRLYNGKVIGGFAGAAADAFTLFGKFEDHLEKHRGNLERAAVELAREWRTDKYLRQLEALLAVLDGKSSLIISGSGEVIEPDDGIVAIGSGGSFALAAARMLVKHSSLSTREIVEESLRTAAGICIYTNTNIVIEEL, from the coding sequence GTGACGAACACCATCCATGCCACGACCGTTCTCGGCCTCACCCATAACGGGGTGACCGTGATCGGTGCCGACGGCCAGGTCACGCTCGGACAGACGGTGATGAAGCATACCGCCCGGAAGGTACGCCGGTTATACAACGGCAAGGTCATCGGCGGATTCGCCGGTGCTGCCGCCGACGCGTTCACGCTTTTCGGAAAGTTCGAGGACCATCTGGAGAAGCACCGCGGCAACCTGGAGCGCGCTGCAGTGGAACTCGCACGGGAATGGCGCACGGACAAATACCTCCGCCAGCTCGAAGCCCTCCTGGCGGTCCTCGACGGGAAGTCCTCCCTCATCATCTCCGGTTCCGGCGAGGTCATTGAACCCGACGACGGCATCGTGGCGATCGGCTCCGGCGGCAGTTTCGCCCTCGCCGCCGCCCGTATGCTCGTCAAGCACTCCAGCCTCTCCACGCGCGAGATCGTGGAGGAGTCCCTCCGCACCGCCGCAGGCATCTGCATCTATACGAACACGAATATCGTCATCGAAGAGCTGTAA
- the hslU gene encoding ATP-dependent protease ATPase subunit HslU, producing the protein MTSSPAAPRSELTPREIVRELDAYIIGQDAAKRSVAIALRNRWRRLQVAPGLREEIMPNNIILIGPTGVGKTEIARRLARLANAPFIKVEASKFTEVGYVGRDVESIIRDLTEFAVTMVKAEHKKGVEEKAREMAEDRVLDILIPAPRKRPSPSPAPEPEPVQAPVDETNATREKFRQRLRAGELDGRMVEIDLPASDGPLMQVVGPTNMEEMGVNIQDLFGSMFPKKMKRRKVSVGEARTLLTNEEAAKLIDQDAAIREAVQRVENSGIVFLDEIDKIAGTKSPGGGPDVSREGVQRDLLPIVEGSNVMTKYGMVKTDHVLFIASGAFHVSKPSDLIPELQGRFPIRVELNSLTEEDFVKILTLPQNALLKQYSALLATEGVTLEFQEDGIREIARIATEVNEQVENIGARRLHTILTTLLEDALYLAPDEIPSATIVIDHERVVSRLSSIVRDRDLSKFIL; encoded by the coding sequence ATGACATCATCCCCTGCTGCACCCCGTTCGGAACTCACGCCGCGTGAGATCGTTCGAGAACTCGACGCGTATATCATCGGCCAGGATGCCGCCAAACGGTCGGTGGCGATCGCCCTCCGCAACCGCTGGCGCCGGCTCCAGGTCGCGCCCGGGCTCCGCGAAGAGATCATGCCGAACAACATCATCCTGATCGGCCCGACCGGTGTGGGCAAGACGGAGATCGCCCGACGTCTGGCACGGCTGGCCAACGCGCCATTCATCAAGGTGGAAGCGTCCAAATTCACCGAGGTCGGCTATGTCGGCCGTGATGTGGAATCCATCATCCGCGACCTGACGGAATTCGCCGTGACGATGGTGAAGGCCGAGCACAAGAAGGGCGTTGAAGAAAAGGCCCGGGAAATGGCTGAAGATCGGGTACTGGATATCCTCATCCCCGCTCCACGCAAGCGTCCCTCCCCCTCCCCCGCTCCCGAGCCGGAACCGGTCCAGGCACCTGTCGACGAGACCAATGCCACGCGCGAGAAATTTCGCCAGCGCCTCCGGGCCGGCGAGCTCGATGGCCGGATGGTGGAGATCGACCTTCCGGCGAGCGATGGGCCCCTGATGCAGGTCGTTGGTCCGACGAACATGGAAGAGATGGGCGTGAACATCCAGGACCTTTTCGGGAGCATGTTCCCGAAGAAGATGAAGCGCCGCAAGGTCTCCGTGGGAGAAGCCCGCACGCTCCTCACGAACGAGGAGGCAGCAAAGCTCATCGATCAGGATGCGGCCATCCGCGAGGCAGTGCAGCGCGTGGAGAATTCCGGGATCGTGTTCCTCGATGAGATCGACAAGATCGCGGGGACCAAAAGCCCCGGGGGCGGCCCGGACGTCTCGCGCGAGGGCGTCCAGCGCGACCTCCTCCCGATCGTCGAAGGTTCCAATGTGATGACGAAGTACGGGATGGTGAAGACCGACCACGTCCTCTTCATCGCCTCCGGTGCGTTCCACGTTTCCAAGCCTTCGGATCTGATCCCGGAACTGCAGGGCCGCTTTCCCATTCGTGTGGAGCTGAACAGTCTGACCGAAGAGGACTTCGTCAAGATCCTGACACTCCCGCAGAACGCGTTGCTGAAGCAGTACAGCGCCCTGCTTGCCACCGAGGGTGTCACGCTGGAATTCCAGGAGGACGGCATACGGGAGATCGCACGGATCGCCACGGAGGTGAACGAGCAGGTCGAGAACATCGGCGCGCGCCGGCTCCACACGATCCTTACCACGCTCCTGGAGGATGCGCTCTATCTGGCGCCGGACGAGATCCCCTCGGCAACGATCGTGATCGACCATGAACGCGTCGTATCGCGGCTCTCGTCGATCGTGCGGGACCGCGACCTCTCGAAGTTCATCCTGTAG